The genome window AGCACTTTCGTGTTACTTCTTGTTTATCGTCAGGAGCTAATCTCGTTAGTTTGTCAGCCATTCCATGTTATTAAACCACCCCTACTATTTAAAATGTTATTTCGCCTAGTTATCGTACTTCTCACAAAATCCAAATATAAAATCAATACTCCATGATGATACTATCTTCATGAGCAATGAAATCATACACTCATTATTTATGTTGTCTAAAGAGTACATTCCATACAAAAAAGCACTTGTTGTCTTTAATTGACAATCAAGTGCTTTAAGTTCATATGTTTTTAATAAACATTAAATTTGTAAGTTTTGTAATAACAGTATGACACCTATTGTATGTCATGACAACTACTACGTTAAAACTTACGAGTTCGTTAGTTTTATGTCCATTCCATGTCTTTATATTCGTCGCACAGTAAAATGTCATCTCGCCTAAGCTCGTACTTCGTTTTCTATTCTATCATTGCACACCATCATGGAGTATGTATTTTCAAACACCTTATATCTATAACTCTAGTAGAAATCATTTTTGTGTATTAATATATTCTCTAATTAGTTTCACATCACTTTCTCTCTTTTCATCAGGGAAAATTCCTAATTTTTTATACTTCCATATAATTAATCTCTCATAATGATTATAATTATTTTCTTCCTCTAATAAAGTATAATCAAATTCAATATCAAACTTACCAGTAGAATATAACTCAAATGTTAAATTAGTCCAAGGTTCCTGCTTATTTCTTTTAAATTCTTCCCATAACTCTCTAAAGATGCTGTCAAGAAGATTTAATTGTCGATCAGTCTCGTCTTCATCAATTCCTTCCATATCTTCAATATCTAAACTGTATATTGGTTCCTGCTTATTTTTTGGATAGTAGAAAAATACCGTCGAATCACTATATTCATCAACTTCTGAATATACCATTACTTTTTCCCATGGTTCTGGAATAATATTGTTTAACTGTATGGCTACTTTTTGATAAATACTTTCCATGTTCTC of Niallia circulans contains these proteins:
- a CDS encoding immunity protein YezG family protein produces the protein MNTENMESIYQKVAIQLNNIIPEPWEKVMVYSEVDEYSDSTVFFYYPKNKQEPIYSLDIEDMEGIDEDETDRQLNLLDSIFRELWEEFKRNKQEPWTNLTFELYSTGKFDIEFDYTLLEEENNYNHYERLIIWKYKKLGIFPDEKRESDVKLIREYINTQK